In the genome of Schistocerca serialis cubense isolate TAMUIC-IGC-003099 unplaced genomic scaffold, iqSchSeri2.2 HiC_scaffold_702, whole genome shotgun sequence, one region contains:
- the LOC126449165 gene encoding activating signal cointegrator 1 complex subunit 2 homolog, whose protein sequence is MIQEKLEQLRRDRDARAKELARRREQDGPTTSANSSSDDCRTKSHNPTEQHNAMDYQDESSDSDAPFQEVRRRRKGTKRRKAEENTPMQTEQRAVPTTNYYAPLQQQDPAMEDQHQPQPNDTNTQDATAPPPPKPRIPPKAIHAYQLRPPPSKEPQQPPQPSFAATPKDFPSLRTPWTAASSLFQTPTQQQPTRPKNTARQRLHDLRQQQQQQRSTDNALGLSDIIAALSNMGSIINLLKTKNVFAILADTARKFNDAPDLLSKLLTLLEGIMAFFTD, encoded by the exons ATGATTCAAGAGAAACTGGAACAACTCCGCCGCGACCGCGACGCACGAGCAAAGGAACTCGCAAGACGGCGGGAGCAGGACGGCCCAACCACCAGTGCCAACTCATCTTCTGACGACTGCCGAACGAAGAGTCACAATCCGACGGAACAACACAATGCCATGGACTATCAGGACGAATCCAGCGACTCTGATGCACCATTCCAGGAAGTCAGACGCCGCCGGAAAGGCACCAAACGCAGGAAAGCCGAAGAAAATACCCCCATGCAGACGGAACAACGAGCTGTACCCACCACCAACTACTACGCACCACTACAGCAACAGGACCCAGCAATGGAAGACCAACACCAGCCTCAGCCTAACGACACAAATACTCAGGACGCCACAGCTCCGCCGCCGCCGAAACCGAGAATACCACCT AAGGCGATACACGCCTACCAACTGCGACCTCCACCATCCAAGGAGCCCCAACAACCACCACAGCCGTCGTTTGCGGCGACTCCGAAGGACTTCCCATCTCTCCGAACACCCTGGACGGCTGCATCGTCGTTATTTCAAACACCAACCCAGCAACAACCAACTCGACCGAAAAACACGGCGCGCCAACGACTGCACGATCTTcgccagcaacaacagcagcaacgatCCACGGACAACGCCCTCGGACTGTCCGATATCATCGCCGCGCTATCTAACATGGGCTCCATCATCAACTTACTAAAAACGAAGAACGTCTTTGCCATCTTAGCAGATACAGCTCGCAAATTCAACGACGCACCGGATCTGTTATCCAAACTACTCACTCTACTGGAAGGAATCATGGCCTTTTTCACCGACTAA